In Zingiber officinale cultivar Zhangliang chromosome 1A, Zo_v1.1, whole genome shotgun sequence, the DNA window actagatgtccaatgggtgggctcccatagtcgcctctaggtttagataacctaactctaggttcagataacctagaaagagcaaggcaAGCAATAATTAGTTATATTCAGGTTggtactgtactggattagatatccattggttgggctcccatagtcggtccctaggtttagataacctagtaaaccctactaaattcgggacttgcaaaccgggtctagttgccgggcccaaacagcagcatgtatatgtattttcatctattatgtatgtagttttaaactctcacaaaacagTTAAGTGAGATCAGTATAGCTtaagcatttgctagaattagctcagtttatgcttcagttcagctcatttcttttatggttatgtatgataacactaagctcagcttttggttacatatgctttagatgatagtatgccatgtttagctcTTGATTTCCATGTTCTgtttgatagcatgccatgttttagtttaatcagtacatatttcaaatggtatgttttaaaagcataaatgcattgtatgcatgtttttgtgaggtagatggtttcttactaagcgaaagcttatagatactttctttcccttatactgcagataaaggtaaagggaagatggactagaggaagccggtggtcaatgcagagatggtgtgtgtggcagggacctggaatgaagatccttagggagtttagcaaattaagaacttagtttcttttcttaagacatttttatgcatttctagtggtttaaatgctatgaattaatgaaccttgcactatggcatgttagaatgctagttagtagatattagaatgttttccatgcattgtataattgttgtgtgagattttggcacgaactagtactgaaatcagagtttcagtgcgaaatcagaaactccgatcgatccatggatcgattgggggctgattctgcgaacagaaggcttctggatcgatcagccgattgatccagacacattctgtcgcgaacagaaggcctctggatcgatcggtcgatcgatccaagctattcctcgcgaacagaaaggtttttgatcgatcattggatcgattgacttatgttggattgatcagccgatcgatccaaatatagtcccgtgcacagaagcacgctggatcgatgagcctggatcgatcagccgatcggtccagattatcacccgagcacagtagcagtctggatcgatccaacagagagcaatcgatccagttcagtctggatcgattgggaagttcagtttcgaccaagaaacttagcagatcagtttctagtccatagggaatgtaggatacaccttgtaacctttagattatacccttcagcacatgtagaatcaagaatagttatcagttagcaactaaaatttaaattagatcagttttccgcacagttagcacagcataatgtgacgctcagccccacagcctagtcagtaggaggcggggcatTACAGGTAGGCATGTGGAGCCGTACCCATCTTCATAGGCCATTAAGaaggaatctcgcaaaataaacacaataaaacttgttccaagacttggtcttggattagtagtgcgggaaaaagatGGAAATAGGACTTCACGaatatcaagaaaaaataataaaatattattaaaaaaatattaaaaaaatattatctcgaATTTTGCTAAacgtgatattttattaatttcaaccaactgtgaaaagatgaaaattaatttttcgaaaacatttttggagggaaaaaaatgaaaggcgtaaggttttatttttaatgcaaacgatatctaattttgttttcaaaaagtAACCCCCCTGctttgattggtggtttcaccaattcagagcaacttggctctgataccaattgttggatcgagaagcgctagaggggagggggggttgaatagcgctcgcggctattttgtttcgattatcggaatcgtaaaggcgtaagagttaaagcagcggaataaacaaagaataaacacacagaaagacgcaggggattttacttcgttcggagcctagatcgactcctactcgaaggcccgcgatccttgatcgctttgcgtgggcaacaactataagctcgataaaaacgattacaagatgaagtacaatagctaacaataaataattgaattataccgacgacagtgagaaaaactgaagttgtggagctccgggtcgtcgggtggttgtcacagcagttcgggatcgtgtcgttagcagttGGTCGCAGAGGGATTACTTGGAATTTCTTgtattgagctgctggtcgagatcccttataaagggtgttcaaggcgccttctactgttcaccaaggcgccttgaatgagccgagtcagctgcgaagataagggctgaactggtcgaaccttatcaggttcaaggcgccttcagcctctccaaggcgccttcatcaagctgtccaaggcgccttggcttccttcaaggcgcctccaagcttgcttcacaACCAGCTCAGGTTTTGTACCCGAgacgcctctaagctccatggaggcgcctcggcactgttcatccgaggtcaattttacactttggtccctgcaagatatgttaaactcAAAAATACCCTGtagcacaaagttagctcataaaACATAACTGATAGtataaaagtgaaagtttgacagtctctgaactgtccgagtctgacttcgggttttcaaccggaaaccctaggttgacccgacgcctattgttccctctacggggagcgcgtcctcaactactcccctcaggagagattaccttatgCCAGTCTGgctctccagaccgactggactttccgcctagggttatcgccccctaggacctagggttaccgccccctagggtttttctccacctaggattaccaccccctaggacctaaggttaccccccttagggttttcttccacctagggttaccaccccctaggacctaaggttgccgccccttagggttttcctccccctaaggttaccgccccttagggtttcctccacctagggttaccgccccctaggacctaaggttaccctcccttaggattttccttcacctagggttacaaccccctagaacctaaggttcccatcccttaggattttcacctgcctaaccgcagttaggactttcctgaaaccttatttaaccacattagataacaaagaatcttaactttgaatccctttgccattatcaaaactgaggttcgatcgtcggatgcttcccgcaccaacactttcagcgtgctttgtcctcactcgcacgcaccttagaaaacttcccaggaggtcacccatcctcagacttctccaagccaagcacacttaacttttgagtttttaagtttgggcttccgaaaagaaaggtgcaccttgatgatatggatagtaccatctacccttttaagccatacttaactagaatctcagaaccggggtattacaatcaaacccccacttaaagacaaaacgtcctcgttgtgtaaccacaaatcacaccacaaacaaatcccagaatctccctcgctaggtggtgcccttgGTGCTTCTGCCACAagtgcactcacggtcgcaaggtcatTCTGATACTATCTGTAATGCCCCGGCCCGggtgggccccacccggaccgaatcggaaacgccaccagaattgcccatcggattaacgactagctccacagaccactggaggttctttcagcgtgctttgtcctcactcgcacgcaccctggaaaactttccAGGAGGTCACcaatcctcagatttctccaagccaagcacgcttaactttggagtttttaagtttgggcttccgaaaaagaagatgcaccttgatgatatggatagcaccatctaaccttttaagccatacgtAACTAGAATTTCAGAACCGGGATATTACATTAGAtagttctatttttttattcaatAGTTGTTTGATGAAATGACAAGGCGGACGACATAGGAGAAAACTAGTCGAGATGGATATGAAGAAGCTAAGGATAGATGAAAGATTAGATTTTttataggaaaaaaaaataagactATGCAAATATTTGATCAAGTTACTTATTTTTGCCGTCTGTATAATTATTATTGATGTATACTactaattattattttatctaaattattatatttttctgGTGTGTTAttataaaacttaataaaaattgaaCTAAGAATATTTGGGGTGATAATTAGATGTCCTTCCAATGCACCATATCCCCGGgactttcaattgtaatatgAAGATATTAAAAGAAATTGATGTGTATACCCATTGTCATACAGTGATGCAGctgatttaaaatttattaataccAATTTAAAATATAAGAAACATTAATGTCTATAATAAATCGGTTATGTGTGCATTCTTTTTCAACACCGATATTGCAATTTCGTACTTTTTTTTAAGCAAGCTTTTTTTCCTCAAACTTTACTCCAAAACTGGACAAATCTTTAATTCTTCAAATTGATCTTTTACTTAAAAGATTTGTTAAAGTCGTTCTTTTAATGATGAAGATTGTATATTTTTGCATTTACCTGCAAGTCTacaacaatgttctttattacgAACTAGAACAAAAGACTGTTTACGCATGCAAATTCTATGAGAATATCACTCATGGAACATCAATGGAGCTGATGAGAGATCGATcctttatttcaaacttaaacttTATTGAAGAAGAAGATAAGGATTTAGAATATTTTGGTGACGCTGGAGGCTCCGTCGACTATGAGATTGTGGCCGCTCACGAACCTTGACTCGTCGCTGGCCAAGAACAACGCCGCCTCCGCTATGTCCTCCGCCTTCAGCGTTACGCCCTTCAGAGCTGAGATCATCTCTCCCAATGCCTCCAGCTCCTCCTCGTTCGCCTGAAACAGTGACACAGTCATCTGCGTCGCCACCACAGACGGCGACACGCAGTTCACACGCACCCCGTTCTTGCCCAGCTCCGCGGCCGCGCTCCGCGCTAGACCCAACACCGCGTGCTTCGAGCACGAGTACACCGGGTGACCCAGCGCTCCCACCACCGACGCCAAGCTCGCCGTGATTATGATGCTTCCGCCCCGCCCCGCCGCCACCATGGCCCGCCCCGCGTGCTTCGTTCCCAGCAGCGCTCCCAGCACGTTAACCCCCATCACCCGATCGAACACCGCAGTCGTGTCGTCCTCGCCGAGGATGCTGCTGCCGGAGGGGTCGATGATGCCGGCGTTGTTGAACATGATGTCGAGCTTGCCGTGGAGGGAGATGGCGGTGTCCACGGCGCGCATCACGTCGGACTCGAGGCGGACGTCGCAGTGGACGTAGGAGGCGACGTCGTCGGAGCCGAGGCCGGCGCAGAGGGTCTTCCCCTTCTCGTCTTGGACGTCGGCGACGATGACACGAGCACCGTGGCGGACGAACAACTTAACAGTGGCCTCGCCGATGCCGCTAGCGCCGCCGGTGATGACGGCGACCTTGCCTTCGAGCCTGATGAATCAATTAATCAACCATACAATGGATCGATTAACTAAGGCGACAGAAAACACACACAAAATTTAACAGATTAAAAGTAACTAAAGACCTCCTCTCCATCAAAGATATCTTACTAATCTCCAATTAAATCTTGGTGATGTTTGATGGATCCCTCTTCTTCCGTATTTGTAGGCCGTAAAATGCGAAGGTATCATCCTTGTgggaattatattattttttaaatataaatgtagAATGAGGTATGAAATTAATATCATGGGGTAAAAAGATAAAATCGCTCGCCCTCAGCGTCTCATCGCACCCGACCCTAGGCCATCTCGAGTGAAGTAAATTATGACAACCGAGAGAGTAAGTGGTGGGGGTGAGGTGCACAAGGACCAGGGATTTACGCCCCGACTGCCTTGATGACCCGTGGGGTCAAAACTAAGGTAGGATAAATTTTTTAATGTGACTGGATGAGTTCATAAGAGGACTCGAGAACGACACCTCAGTCAACAGTGTCCAAAATAGGGACTTAAATTGATAAGAGCATGCGTAAACGGAGGTTCGAACCTGACATCTCAGTCAATGGATAATGACATCATAATCAAAACACCCCTAGTTCAATTGTTAGGTATGAAATTAATATCAGTAAACATAGATCGAGGTGCATCCTGCGCTCTCACATGCCAATGCCTCCAAAAATCACTAACTTCGCTTGATatcatcaaaaaaattaaaaaaaaaaaaaaaatatgttaaaaACTAGACTATAAAGCCACTTGGAGTGGACATTAAAGTGTGATTGATTACCTCTGCTGGCTTTGTACCACGTCTAGCTGGAGGGAATGACATGTCTTTTTCCCAATAGAAATCTTAATTCGACATGTTTCTCATTAGGTTAAAAGTGTTCGTTATTGGGTATACAAACATTACACCTTATAtggatttcattttctttcctGTTTCGATTctaattttctcttatttttcttacaAGGCCTTCAATGAAAACAACGAACCAAACATCTTCTTCCCTCAAATCAAACCTCCCTTTTCTGATTCCAACAACTTATTTATTTTTCCTAGGCTTCTTCTGTTCTTCTCTATTTCCAGCTTAAAAAACAAAAGTCGTTACCACTTAGTCAGCGGTCTTGTCTATTTCCTCTTCTTGCAGTGTCctttttcatttcatttcatttcatgtTCTTGTTCGCAGTGTTATTTTATTCATTACCTCCATTACGGCATTGTCCACCAATTATCTACCTCTATACTCCAGCACCAACTAAAGGTTACGATGTGGTGGGGCGCAGTGGTGCGAGAATAGTTGGGTTTATGTATTAACTTCCGTAATTTGGATGGGAATAGTTGAGTTAATGTATTAACTATCACTTggcttttaaatttattatgataatcaaTGTTTTTATCGGGTATCGTTACCGTGTGTGTTTTCGCACGGTGAGAGACCGAGTGTTTCAATACTGCAAAAGATTTCGATTCTTGAAGACTTCGCTCATGCTTATAAGCATGGGCTCTGCTTCCACTTATGATCACATAACTCTATTTCCTATCATCATCTGTCTCGATCAGATAAGGTTGATCGGACGAATCCTTCGGGACCTACTCCCCGGTTTTACAAAATATTTACGGGACTTTGCTCTCCATCATCTCCCGATCGGACAGATTCTCAGAGACCCACTCCCAGCTTGATCGAATGTTTACAGGACTCAGCTCCCCATTATCTCTTGAGCAGCTAAGGCCAATTGGACAGAATCTTAGGGATCCACTTCCCGGCTCTTTCGGACGGCGATGGGGCTATGCTCCCCATCAATTCTCAATCGGCCAAGGTCGATCGGACAAGCTCTCAGGTGCCCACTTATCCGCTTCCATTAACTTCAGGGCTTAGCTCCCAGTGATATACGAGCTCAGCTCCCGCTTACATTAGGGCTGACTTGGCTTCCACTGACATACAGGCTTAGCTCCCATTGACAAACGAGCTCAACTCTTGCTTACTTCAGGACTTATCTCCCACTGACTTCAATGACACAACTCCCCGAACAGAGACTGAGAGCTTAGCTCCCTGATCAGAGATTAGGGCTCTAGATCCTCAATGCAAGACTAGGGGCACAACTCCTCGATGCGAGACTAGGGGTAAAACTTCCTGATGTGAAACTAGTAGTACAACTACCCGATCTAGGACTAGAGGCCTATAGAGGCTCAGCTCCTCGATCATATATTTTAGGGACTccacttcttgatcagatactcAGGGGTTCTGGTCCTTACGACTCCTAGGGCTCTGCTCCCTATGATTCTCAGAACTTTGCTCCATTTAAATGCCCAGGCTTTGACTATTCTCTCCCCTGACTCTAAGGACCTATGGGAGTCACGGATCGAGCACTATCACCACTATAGCCACTGTAACGATccaaccctttggcctcttgggcggcccttgtggcggtccactggcggccccttatgtcgtcgactcaTTTGGCggcctctaatgtcgtcgaccgacgacccttggccgtgccattactcactgggactttccaccTCTGCTAGTGGATTTTTggcttccccaggattcgaactctagacctccaggctaagtagtagagtttatgaatccctagagttcgaatccttgggaaggcaaaaatccactgccaagggtggaaagtcttagtgagtaacggcacggccaagggtcgtcggtcgacgacattagaggtcgccaaaggGCCGGATCGTTACAGTGGCTATAGTGGTGATAGTGCTCGATCCGTGACTCCCATAGGTCCTTAGAGTCAGGGGAGAGAATAGTCAAAGCCTGGGCATTTAGATGGAGCAAAGTTCTAAGAATCATAGGGAGTAGAGCCCTAGGAGTCGTAAGGACCAGAAC includes these proteins:
- the LOC122001613 gene encoding momilactone A synthase-like, which encodes MERRLEGKVAVITGGASGIGEATVKLFVRHGARVIVADVQDEKGKTLCAGLGSDDVASYVHCDVRLESDVMRAVDTAISLHGKLDIMFNNAGIIDPSGSSILGEDDTTAVFDRVMGVNVLGALLGTKHAGRAMVAAGRGGSIIITASLASVVGALGHPVYSCSKHAVLGLARSAAAELGKNGVRVNCVSPSVVATQMTVSLFQANEEELEALGEMISALKGVTLKAEDIAEAALFLASDESRFVSGHNLIVDGASSVTKIF